TCCTGTCAAAAGGATTCGACCTTAGAATCTTTTATAAGTCACAATGCAATAGAATTTATGCGTTATATTAGTAAGGAGAGGAAATTTAATGGATGAATTTGAAATTAAAATTTTAAATATGCTTCAAACTGAATTTCCACTAGAAAATAGACCGTTTTTTAAAATAGCAAAAAAACTTAATCTAAGTGAAACAACAGTAATAGAAAAAGTAAAAGAACTTAAGAAAAAAGGAATTATAAGAAGAATTAGTGGGACTTTTGATTCTGAAAAGCTTGGATATAGTTCTTTATTATGTGCATTAAGAGTTTCAAAGGAGAATTTAGAGGAAGTAGTAGAGGTTATAAACAAATTTTATGGAGTTACTCA
The Clostridium felsineum DSM 794 DNA segment above includes these coding regions:
- the ahbA gene encoding siroheme decarboxylase subunit alpha — translated: MDEFEIKILNMLQTEFPLENRPFFKIAKKLNLSETTVIEKVKELKKKGIIRRISGTFDSEKLGYSSLLCALRVSKENLEEVVEVINKFYGVTHNYQRDCYYNIWFTVTAASKEEIEMFLKKLRVSGKIEKMLELPKEKKFKINAVFDVRK